The Mercurialis annua linkage group LG2, ddMerAnnu1.2, whole genome shotgun sequence genome contains a region encoding:
- the LOC126666851 gene encoding glucan endo-1,3-beta-glucosidase 13 translates to MDGRFKHVFAVLLVLTLLGFCRGSKIGVCYGRNADDLPTPDKVVQLVQQQNIKSLRIYDSNIQVLKAFANTGVELMVGVPNSDLLALSQFQSNADSWLKNSILPYYPATKITYITVGAEVTEAPNNVSALVVPAMNNVLTALKKVGLHKRIKVSSTHSLGVLSRSFPPSAGAFNSSHAFFLKPLLEFLAENQSPFMINIYPFYAYRDSPSNVTLDYALFESSSDVIDPNTGLLYTNMFDAQIDALYFALMALNFRTIKVMVTETGWPSKGSAKETAATPDNAQTYNTNLIRHVIDNSGTPGKPGEPVDIYIFSLFNENRKPGPESERNWGLYYPGGTSVYNLDFTGKGVVDVPSNTNVTSFNGTKTWCIASNNASQLDLQSALDWACGSGNVDCSAIQPSQPCFEPDTLVSHASFAFNSYYQQNGASEVACSFSNTGVTVDKDPSYDNCLYLTTGSNKTATSNTTAIASTSPSSSSRPHNEVSAWTSGFLLMTSIVLLKIQTA, encoded by the exons ATGGATGGAAGATTTAAGCATGTTTTTGCCGTCTTATTGGTTCTTACTCTTCTGG GCTTCTGTAGAGGAAGCAAAATAGGAGTGTGCTACGGGAGAAATGCCGATGACCTTCCAACACCGGATAAAGTTGTGCAGCTTGTTCAACAACAAAACATTAAATCTTTGAGGATTTACGATTCCAATATCCAGGTTCTCAAGGCCTTTGCAAACACTGGGGTTGAGCTTATGGTTGGAGTTCCGAATTCAGACTTATTGGCACTGTCTCAATTTCAGTCCAATGCAGACTCCTGGTTGAAGAACAGCATTCTTCCTTACTACCCTGCCACAAAAATCACATACATAACAGTTGGTGCTGAAGTTACTGAGGCGCCTAATAATGTCTCAGCGCTAGTCGTACCAGCTATGAATAATGTCCTGACAGCCCTGAAAAAGGTTGGCTTGCACAAAAGGATCAAAGTTTCAAGCACTCATTCTCTTGGGGTTTTATCTCGTTCATTCCCACCATCTGCTGGGGCTTTCAACAGCAGTCATGCATTTTTTCTGAAGCCCCTATTGGAATTCCTTGCTGAAAACCAGTCTCCGTTCATGATTAACATTTACCCTTTCTATGCTTATAGAGATTCTCCAAGCAATGTAACTTTGGACTATGCTCTTTTCGAGTCATCCTCAGATGTGATCGATCCAAATACTGGTTTGCTCTATACTAACATGTTTGATGCCCAGATTGATGCCCTTTATTTTGCCTTGATGGCTCTAAATTTCCGAACAATCAAGGTTATGGTAACCGAGACAGGTTGGCCGTCCAAAGGGTCAGCGAAGGAGACAGCAGCTACTCCTGATAATGCTCAGACTTACAACACCAATTTGATCCGCCATGTCATCGATAACTCAGGTACTCCTGGGAAGCCTGGAGAACCGGTAGATATTTACATATTCTCGTTgttcaacgagaacagaaaacCTGGCCCGGAATCTGAGAGGAATTGGGGATTGTATTATCCGGGCGGGACGAGTGTCTACAATTTGGATTTTACAGGAAAAGGCGTTGTTGATGTGCCAAGTAACACCAATGTTACCAGTTTTAATGGAACAAAAACATGGTGCATTGCTTCAAATAATGCTTCTCAACTTGACTTGCAGAGTGCCTTAGATTGGGCATGTGGCTCTGGGAATGTGGATTGTTCTGCCATTCAGCCTAGCCAGCCATGTTTTGAGCCAGATACTCTAGTTTCACATGCTTCCTTTGCATTTAATAGTTACTACCAGCAAAATGGAGCTAGTGAGGTTGCTTGCAGTTTCAGTAACACGGGTGTTACGGTTGACAAAGATCCAA GCTATGATAATTGCTTGTATTTGACCACAGG GAGCAACAAAACAGCAACCAGTAACACAACAGCAATTGCTTCAACTTCGCCGTCCTCCTCCTCCCGGCCGCATAATGAAGTTTCTGCATGGACTTCTGGTTTCCTGCTTATGACTTCCATTGTGCTTCTGAAGATTCAAACTGCATAA
- the LOC126666855 gene encoding mitogen-activated protein kinase kinase 6 isoform X1, whose protein sequence is MKIKKPLQQLKLSVPTPESPITSFLTASGTFHDGDFLLNQKGLRLATEEPKESNRASSSESGDKVLDFEFSLEDLETIKVIGKGSGGVVQLVRHKFVGTFFALKVIQMNIQEEIRKQIVQELKINQASQCPHVVVCHHSFYHNGAFSLVLEYMDRGSLADVIRQVKTILEPYLAVVCKQVLQGLVYLHNERRVIHRDIKPSNLLVNHKGEVKITDFGVSAVVASTMGQRDTFVGTYNYMSPERISGSTYDYSSDIWSLGLVVLECAIGRFPYMQSEDQPGGPSFYELLEAIVESPPPSAPADQFSPEFCSFVSACLQRNHQDRASSLDLMSHPFIKKFEDKDIDLGILVSSLEPPVNYPR, encoded by the exons atgaAGATCAAGAAGCCATTGCAGCAACTCAAGCTCTCCGTTCCTACTCCAGAATCCCCAATCACTTCCTTCTT GACTGCCAGCGGTACATTTCATGATGGAGATTTTCTTTTGAATCAGAAAGGTTTGCGCCTCGCCACTGAAGAACCTAAGGAATCAAATCGG GCTTCTTCTTCGGAGAGTGGGGATAAGGTGCTTGACTTTGAATTTTCATTGGAAGATCTTGAGACTATTAAAGTCATTGGAAAGGGAAGTGGCGGCGTAGTTCAACTTGTTCGTCATAAATTTGTTGGCACTTTTTTCGCTTTGAAG GTTATCCAGATGAATATACAAGAGGAAATTCGCAAACAAATTGTACAGGAGTTGAAAATAAACCAAGCTTCGCAATGTCCTCATGTTGTTGTTTGTCACCACTCATTTTATCACAATGGAGCTTTCTCGCTTGTGTTAGAATACATGGACCGTGGCTCTCTCGCGGATGTCATTAGACAAGTTAAAACAATTCTTGAACCTTATCTGGCGGTGGTTTGCAAGCAG GTTCTACAAGGCCTTGTGTACTTGCACAATGAACGGCGTGTGATTCATAGGGACATTAAACCATCCAATCTATTAGTGAACCATAAGGGGGAAGTAAAGATCACTGATTTTGGTGTGAGTGCAGTGGTGGCTAGCACTATGGGTCAAAGGGACACCTTTGTTGGAACTTATAATTACATGTCG CCAGAGCGAATTAGTGGAAGCACTTACGATTATAGCAGTGACATTTGGAGTTTAGGCTTGGTCGTACTGGAGTGTGCTATAGGTCGGTTTCCTTATATGCAATCTGAAGATCAACCAGGTGGCCCAAGCTTTTATGAGCTTCTGGAAGCCATTGTGGAAAGTCCACCACCATCTGCACCAGCAGATCAGTTCTCTCCCGAGTTCTGTTCATTCGTATCTGCCTG TTTACAGAGGAATCATCAAGACAGGGCATCATCATTGGACCTCATG AGTCACCCTTTCATCAAGAAATTTGAAGACAAAGACATTGATCTCGGAATTCTTGTGAGTAGCTTGGAACCTCCTGTGAACTACCCTAGATAG
- the LOC126666855 gene encoding mitogen-activated protein kinase kinase 6 isoform X2, whose translation MKIKKPLQQLKLSVPTPESPITSFLTASGTFHDGDFLLNQKGLRLATEEPKESNRASSSESGDKVLDFEFSLEDLETIKVIGKGSGGVVQLVRHKFVGTFFALKVIQMNIQEEIRKQIVQELKINQASQCPHVVVCHHSFYHNGAFSLVLEYMDRGSLADVIRQVKTILEPYLAVVCKQVLQGLVYLHNERRVIHRDIKPSNLLVNHKGEVKITDFGVSAVVASTMGQRDTFVGTYNYMSPERISGSTYDYSSDIWSLGLVVLECAIGRFPYMQSEDQPGGPSFYELLEAIVESPPPSAPADQFSPEFCSFVSAW comes from the exons atgaAGATCAAGAAGCCATTGCAGCAACTCAAGCTCTCCGTTCCTACTCCAGAATCCCCAATCACTTCCTTCTT GACTGCCAGCGGTACATTTCATGATGGAGATTTTCTTTTGAATCAGAAAGGTTTGCGCCTCGCCACTGAAGAACCTAAGGAATCAAATCGG GCTTCTTCTTCGGAGAGTGGGGATAAGGTGCTTGACTTTGAATTTTCATTGGAAGATCTTGAGACTATTAAAGTCATTGGAAAGGGAAGTGGCGGCGTAGTTCAACTTGTTCGTCATAAATTTGTTGGCACTTTTTTCGCTTTGAAG GTTATCCAGATGAATATACAAGAGGAAATTCGCAAACAAATTGTACAGGAGTTGAAAATAAACCAAGCTTCGCAATGTCCTCATGTTGTTGTTTGTCACCACTCATTTTATCACAATGGAGCTTTCTCGCTTGTGTTAGAATACATGGACCGTGGCTCTCTCGCGGATGTCATTAGACAAGTTAAAACAATTCTTGAACCTTATCTGGCGGTGGTTTGCAAGCAG GTTCTACAAGGCCTTGTGTACTTGCACAATGAACGGCGTGTGATTCATAGGGACATTAAACCATCCAATCTATTAGTGAACCATAAGGGGGAAGTAAAGATCACTGATTTTGGTGTGAGTGCAGTGGTGGCTAGCACTATGGGTCAAAGGGACACCTTTGTTGGAACTTATAATTACATGTCG CCAGAGCGAATTAGTGGAAGCACTTACGATTATAGCAGTGACATTTGGAGTTTAGGCTTGGTCGTACTGGAGTGTGCTATAGGTCGGTTTCCTTATATGCAATCTGAAGATCAACCAGGTGGCCCAAGCTTTTATGAGCTTCTGGAAGCCATTGTGGAAAGTCCACCACCATCTGCACCAGCAGATCAGTTCTCTCCCGAGTTCTGTTCATTCGTATCTGCCTGGTAA
- the LOC126666859 gene encoding protein OXIDATIVE STRESS 3-like encodes MLSSSKILTTHSQKPPCISIVTSFLTFCQLFLDLMAEETKQTFLNFSLKNMINPKVQQDYQDCYNVCESISSSSGESNYMGEDSTNSVGSCSSFSSTDLVEDASSSSSASSPSSSSQANDGPLYELSELMAQLPIKRGLSKFYKGKSQSYTSLASVKSIEDLAKKVNPYNNRSKLKSCKSFAVLDSNRSFGPKATISKKVHSRAFFCNF; translated from the exons ATGCTTAGTTCCTCCAAAATTTTAACAACTCATTCTCAAAAACCTCCGTGTATTTCCATTGTAAcatcatttttaacattttgtcAACTTTTTCTTGATCTTATGGCTGAAGAAACAAAGCAAACTTTCTTgaatttttctttgaaaaatatgataaaCCCTAAAGTGCAACAAGATTATCAAGATTGTTATAATGTTTGCGAATCGATATCGTCGTCATCGGGTGAATCTAACTACATGGGAGAAGATTCAACAAACTCAGTTGGATcttgttcttctttttcttcaacAGATTTAGTTGAAGAtgcatcttcttcttcttcagcaTCAtctccatcatcatcatctcaaGCTAATGATGGACCTTTGTATGAATTATCAGAGCTAATGGCCCAACTTCCCATCAA GAGAGGTTTATCGAAGTTTTATAAAGGGAAGTCGCAATCTTACACATCGTTAGCAAGTGTGAAGAGCATAGAAGATCTTGCAAAGAAAGTGAATCCTTATAATAATAGATCTAAATTGAAGTCTTGCAAGAGCTTTGCTGTTTTAGATTCTAATAGATCATTTGGTCCTAAGGCGaccatttctaaaaaggttcaTTCAAGAGcttttttctgtaatttttag
- the LOC126666850 gene encoding arginine--tRNA ligase, cytoplasmic-like: MINSSLTLLLAPVSLSHSPFLSFNNLSHLRHHSAAALPRLATLSLFHSPSLSHLRHHSAAALPHPTGLSRVNSRRIVVSATKTSQSVSTMANNEENENIGNLKELLAKLFESALRVTVPTEPDIEPLLAASTAKFGDYQCNNAMSLWAKIKGKKTDFKGPPAVGQAIMKNLPQSEVIESCSVAGPGFVNVVLSKNWMSKKIQKMLIDGIDSWAPKLSVKRAIVDFSSPNIAKEMHVGHLRSTIIGDTLARMLEFSKVDVLRRNHVGDWGTQFGMLIEFLFEKFPNFEDINERAIGDLQEFYKASKQRFDSDSEFKERAQRAVVRLQGGEARYRQAWTQICDISRKEFDKVYQRLGVQLEERGESFYNPHIPGVIDALSNQGLVEESEGARVIFIDGVNIPLIVVKSDGGFNYASTDLTALWYRLNEEKAEWIIYVTDSGQQLHFDMVFKAAKRAGWLPGDDSMLPKVNHVGFGLVLGDDGKRFRTRSTEVVKLVDLLDEAKTRSKAALIERGKGEEWTGEELEQTAEAIGYGAIKYADLKNNRSTNYTFNYDQMLNDRGNTAVYLLYAHARICSIIRKSERDIDELKNTGSLVLEHADERALGLHLLQFAETVEEACINLLPNVLCEYLYNLSEHFTRFYSNCKVLESPEETSRLLLCEATAVVMRKCFSLLGIVPVYKI; this comes from the exons TGTCGAGAGTAAATTCAAGACGAATTGTAGTCTCAGCTACTAAGACCTCGCAATCAGTATCCACAATGGCAAAT AATGAGGAGAATGAAAATATAGGAAATTTGAAAGAACTGTTAGCTAAGCTTTTTGAGTCGGCTCTTCGAGTGACTGTACCTACCGAACCGGATATCGAACCTCTCCTTGCCGCTTCCACTGCTAAATTCGGCGACTATCAATG TAATAATGCTATGAGCCTTTGGGCAAAAATCAAAGGGAAAAAAACCGATTTCAAGGGGCCTCCAGCAGTTGGACAG GCTATCATGAAAAATCTGCCCCAGTCCGAAGTAATAGAATCTTGCTCTGTGGCAGGACCGGGATTTGTCAATGTGGTTTTATCTAAGAATTGGATGTCTAAG AAAATTCAGAAGATGTTGATAGATGGAATTGACTCATGGGCGCCTAAGCTTTCAGTTAAAAGGGCCATAGTTGATTTTTCATCTCCAAATATAGCTAAAGAAATGCATGTTGGGCATTTGAGGTCAACAATTATTGGTGACACCCTAGCTCGTATGCTTGAATTTTCAAAAGTTGATGTTCTCCGAAGAAATCACGTTGGTGACTGGGGGACACAG TTTGGTATGTTGATTGAATTTCTCTTTGAGAAGTTTCCAAACTTTGAAGACATCAATGAAAGAGCTATTGGAGACCTACAG GAATTTTATAAGGCATCAAAGCAGAGGTTTGATTCTGATTCTGAATTCAAGGAAAGGGCACAAAGAGCAGTAGTTCGTCTTCAG GGCGGAGAAGCCAGGTACCGCCAAGCATGGACACAAATTTGTGACATTAGTAGGAAGGAATTCGACAAGGTATATCAAAGACTGGGGGTACAACTTGAAGAAAGG GGAGAAAGCTTTTATAATCCACACATTCCTGGGGTTATAGATGCATTAAGCAATCAAGGATTAGTCGAAGAAAGCGAAGGTGCTCGTGTGATCTTTATTGACGGAGTTAATATTCCTCTTATTGTTGTGAAGAGCGATGGTGGTTTTAACTATGCTTCAACTGATCTAACTGCTCTTTG GTATCGCCTTAATGAGGAGAAAGCAGAGTGGATTATATATGTTACTGATAGTGGTCAACAACTGCATTTTGATATGGTATTCAAA GCCGCCAAGCGTGCAGGTTGGCTCCCCGGTGACGATAGCATGTTACCTAAAGTTAACCATGTTGGATTTGGCCTTGTTCTCGGTGATGATGGCAAGCGCTTTAGAACCCGGTCCACTGAAGTGGTTAAATTAGTTGATTTACTAGATGAAGCCAAGACTCGTAGCAAAGCAGCACTTATTGAGCGGG GTAAGGGTGAAGAATGGACCGGAGAGGAGCTTGAACAGACTGCTGAGGCAATTGGTTATGGTGCTATTAA GTACGCTGATCTAAAGAACAACAGATCGACCAATTATACATTCAATTATGACCAGATGCTAAATGACAGG GGCAACACTGCTGTTTATTTGCTATATGCACATGCCCGTATCTGTTCGATCATCAGGAAGTCTGAAAGAGACATTGACGAGTTGAAGAAT ACGGGCTCGTTGGTACTTGAACATGCTGATGAGCGTGCACTTGGGCTTCATTTACTACAGTTTGCGGAG ACGGTCGAGGAGGCCTGCATCAATCTGCTGCCAAATGTGTTGTGTGAATATCTCTATAACTTATCTGAACACTTCACCAGATTTTATTCCAATTGCAAG GTTTTAGAATCACCGGAGGAGACGAGTAGACTCTTGCTATGCGAAGCAACAGCCGTGGTGATGCGGAAATGCTTTTCCCTCCTTGGAATTGTTCCCGTCTACAAGATATAA